From a single Papaver somniferum cultivar HN1 unplaced genomic scaffold, ASM357369v1 unplaced-scaffold_19, whole genome shotgun sequence genomic region:
- the LOC113338573 gene encoding egg cell-secreted protein 1.2-like, with amino-acid sequence MALINSKLVLLLAISALMVFVAAREVPAVIHYPGHNLAARINADDSAGMVECWNALYELRSCTNEIILFFMDGEMYLGLECCRAIRIITRECWPSMLTTVGFTAEEGDILRGHCDAPHSEAPRSSPVTMLPPVDAPAQSPSISGPSTAPMVVG; translated from the coding sequence ATGGCTCTCATCAACAGCAAGTTGGTCCTTTTATTGGCAATTTCAGCTCTTATGGTATTTGTAGCTGCAAGGGAAGTGCCAGCAGTGATTCATTACCCAGGTCACAACTTAGCAGCTCGGATCAATGCGGATGACAGTGCTGGCATGGTTGAGTGCTGGAATGCACTATATGAGTTACGATCTTGCACAAACGAGATTATACTTTTCTTCATGGATGGCGAGATGTATCTAGGTCTTGAATGTTGTAGGGCTATCCGTATCATAACTCGTGAATGCTGGCCTTCTATGCTTACTACTGTTGGTTTTACTGCTGAAGAGGGAGACATCTTACGGGGTCATTGTGATGCTCCACACTCGGAAGCACCTCGTTCTTCACCTGTTACCATGCTTCCTCCGGTAGATGCTCCTGCTCAGTCACCATCTATCTCAGGACCAAGTACTGCCCCAATGGTGGTTGGGTAG
- the LOC113339051 gene encoding protein NUCLEAR FUSION DEFECTIVE 4-like produces the protein MVDSGSVSANIVRFTVQVLRGRWFMLFAALLLMGSTGGAYIFGIYSKEIKKTLGYDQTTLNTLGFFKDLGSTIGIFSGLIAEVTPNWFVLLLGASLNFVGYFMAWISISGRISKPHIWQMCLYICLGANSQNFTLTSVTVTSVKNFPDNRGTLIGLLKGFTGLSGAVMTQLYLAIYGNDSKSLILFIAWLPAVISIFFLYAIRLIKLSRQSKVEKRVIYKYLWISVVLALFIMVITITQKQKTFSHSGYVVTATIVCILLLTPLSITIKEELVIWNLMKKDLAPEMITVETPSLVNPIPQPLNTTPSMEEENQKPKISCFTDVFKPRPERGEDYTILQAILSIDMLLLVIGGFCGLGTSLTAIDNLGQIGESLGYPTLTISTFISLMSIWNYFGRVCIGLTSEILLTRWKFPRTLVMAIILLSSCTGHILIAFPIPGSIYIASVIIGFCYGAHVTLIFTIISELFGLKYYSTLYNCGILAMPLGSYVFNVRVAGFLYDREALKQLNVLGLGRDIGKELTCIGKHCYRLCFIILAAAAFIGALSSFVLFIRTRRFYQGDIYKNFRQETTMANTEAKTTELVSPVTVLKK, from the coding sequence atGGTGGATTCAGGTAGTGTGTCGGCAAACATTGTCCGCTTCACAGTTCAAGTTCTTCGAGGCAGATGGTTCATGCTTTTTGCCGCTCTCCTCCTCATGGGTAGTACTGGTGGAGCTTATATTTTCGGAATTTActccaaagaaataaagaaaactcTCGGGTACGACCAGACAACTCTCAACACGCTTGGTTTCTTCAAAGACCTTGGAAGTACTATTGGGATTTTCTCTGGTCTTATTGCTGAAGTGACTCCAAATTGGTTTGTTCTGCTTCTTGGTGCATCCTTGAACTTTGTTGGATACTTCATGGCGTGGATTAGTATTAGCGGCCGCATTTCCAAGCCCCACATTTGGCAGATGTGCTTGTACATTTGCCTTGGTGCTAATTCTCAAAATTTTACCCTCACTAGTGTTACAGTCACTTCTGTAAAGAACTTTCCAGACAACCGAGGAACCCTGATAGGTCTGCTAAAGGGATTCACTGGCCTCAGCGGAGCTGTCATGACCCAGCTTTACCTTGCCATCTATGGTAACGACTCTAAATCTCTAATCCTCTTCATTGCTTGGCTACCTGCTGTTATATCTATCTTTTTCCTCTATGCAATCCGTTTGATTAAACTCAGTCGGCAGTCAAAGGTCGAAAAGAGAGTTATATACAAGTATCTCTGGATATCCGTTGTGTTAGCTCTATTCATAATGGTTATTACCATAACTCAGAAACAAAAGACCTTCTCCCATTCCGGCTATGTAGTAACTGCAACTATTGTGTGCATTTTACTTCTAACTCCTCTGTCTATAACAATTAAAGAAGAGCTTGTAATCTGGAATCTAATGAAGAAAGACCTTGCACCAGAGATGATAACTGTAGAAACTCCATCTCTTGTGAACCCAATTCCTCAGCCATTAAACACGACAccatcaatggaagaagagaaccaaaaaccaaaaatttcttgtTTTACAGATGTTTTCAAACCCCGGCCGGAGAGGGGAGAAGACTATACCATCTTGCAGGCAATTCTGAGCATTGACATGTTATTACTCGTTATTGGGGGATTCTGTGGACTCGGCACCAGTCTCACAGCGATAGACAATTTGGGTCAAATCGGTGAATCTCTTGGCTACCCAACACTTACGATAAGCACATTCATATCACTTATGAGTATTTGGAACTATTTCGGAAGAGTTTGTATCGGTTTGACCTCTGAAATCCTGCTTACAAGGTGGAAATTTCCAAGAACTCTGGTAATGGCAATCATCCTTCTTTCTTCTTGTACCGGACACATTCTTATTGCCTTCCCAATTCCTGGTTCTATCTACATTGCTTCAGTGATCATTGGTTTTTGTTATGGTGCACACGTAACACTTATTTTCACAATCATATCCGAACTCTTTGGACTCAAGTATTATTCGACGTTGTACAATTGTGGGATATTAGCGATGCCTCTCGGATCCTATGTATTCAATGTAAGAGTTGCAGGTTTCCTTTATGACAGAGAGGCATTAAAGCAATTGAATGTATTAGGACTTGGAAGGGATATCGGGAAGGAGTTGACATGTATTGGAAAACACTGTTACAGGTTATGTTTTATTATATTAGCAGCAGCAGCATTTATTGGAGCTCTAAGTTCCTTCGTTCTGTTTATTAGGACAAGAAGATTCTATCAGGGAGATATTTACAAAAATTTCAGACAGGAGACAACCATGGCCAATACAGAAGCCAAAACTACAGAGCTGGTTTCGCCGGTTACTGTACTGAAAAAGTAA